The segment agtgtaatttgattaataataaggAATTTCGAGGATGTCATATCGAGGATAAAAGATtgatgattattttaataacaaacataatgattattgtatatttcattaacataattattcGATATTTATAtcgaaataaatacaaatttaaaatatacctttaggcaagacaaaaaaaaatcagtggcactaccaCCTCGTTAGGCTCGGGCCTCaggtttctgaatctgtttcatgatcatttttcaatctaatgggcaagtaggtgatcagccttctgtgcatgacatacgccgtcgactgttGGGTGTAAGGCAGGCGTTTCctcacatagaaagaaagtccattgctgcacagccggggatcgaacctacaacctcagggttgagggtcgcacgttgaagtaggccaacactgctctacaaAAACGTATGTATAATCTATTCAGTTTCCGAGGGAattatataactaataaatataaattcatgTTACTACATTTAGCGATTTAATCTGGCATAAGTTGGGCCATTCATTCTCTATcagctttattttattggcTAAGATCTCAGATAGCAAACGAATTAACTGTAAGTCTCTCTCACCCCAAGTATCTATAATCCTCAGctttagataaaatttatttacgttaattttaattaaaccataTCCCTTTAATTCTTACGCTATGTATATTAAAGTTagaaaagatttgtatgttgtGATAAAGAACATAAGAAACCAGTAGGGCTACAACTTTTTGGTCTAGGATGGCAACCGTTTGGCTTAGATTTTGTTgctgttaatataatatctttttcaGCAGTCTTCAGTGACTGACacgcgccgtcgactttttgtgtcaaGGCCGTTCACCATACGAGTGAGTGAAAAACTCCATATGTGCAAAGCCGGGGTTCAAATCTACATCCTTAGGGATGATGGTCCCACGTTGAAATCACTGGGAAAATACtactctttttttataaatataaactaacctaaatttaaaaaaaaacatatctaTACAAATAATGCAGAAGTAAAAGTCGTGtgtttaatattcttaattcTTTAGAACGCACCCAGGCTACCTGCGTCACCAAAGatcatttttttctaatgCCAGCTCTGCAATGCCAGCAggaaaatctataaatattatttcctaGATTAAGATTAAGTATGTGTTGCATCATAAACAACGCGCACGGTATCACAGATACTAACTGTTCATAAGTagaattcttattaaataatccTTTATGGTCTCTGCAGTAAGGCTATGGAATCACTTCCCGtccctattcgcttagctccttctctttcttcctttaaatgtcgactttacaaacattacctgtccacatcatATCCTtaactttcgtactaactGATGTGAAACTGATCTAAatttatcgtgattcatgtgcactttttctttttcatgtctcttttttattaaatatgggcctgatcactgtttacataagttttaattgctttcttttgttaacaatatgtcttatgtattattacacttcttgcttaccttatctaattaaaaaaaaatctcacagtggttgcctggaagagatcgctcgaaagcgataaggccgccagttgcccgccttttaatttaattatgtcaattatatttctgcaacgaaaatattcatttattaaatgaatatgttataaaatgataaaagcTTGTTTAGAGTTTTAAGTTGACAAAGGTAAAATGAATCAACGCTTAAAAATTgtacacatttattttatacaaaaaacgcTTTGTCAAAATCTTTTATACAACATAGTCAAACATTAAGtacgaaatgttttaaaaaggtAACATCGATTGTTTAAGATAAAATTGAAACAGCGTAGCgtttaaccgacttcaaaaaagGAAGGCATCAATTTGTTGGAGCTGTATGTTGTCTGTTTGTATGGTATTTGTTTCAATATATACTTTCCAGGTAGCCCAGAATAGATGGGGTCTTCAATCGAGGACATTTTTCAATACTGTCATTGCtacttaaaatttatagtATTCAAGTAACGATGATAGTTACAAAAAAGTCagacataatattaattaacgtaAAAATGTGACGTAGTGTTTTTAAGTAGTTTTActcaagaaaaaataaaatgtgattTACTTGTGGTTTCATGGTGACAGAACTCcagttattgtataaaatgcaCGATAATCCGAAGGAAGGAAAACGTTTTTGAAGTCGACTTAAAATCATTACAAGTACATGCATTAAgggatttattaaaattatgtaatttataaattaattaaaagtataaatcaaatttttacGTTTGACGATTCAAATAAATCTAgtcagatttatttatttagatcttatttaataataataagctcCCTTATGACACTAGCTTTACTAAAaggcaaaaataataatattaataataatctctTACAATATTTCAACACACTTCAGGCTATTTAAAGTACTTTatgtttttaagtaatttaagtcgtAAATACCAATGATAGtgacactttttttttagtctTCTATCGACGCGATGGAGACTGTAGGACATTAAGTCATAGTAATTCATATATCAATGAAAAATGGTCTGAAAAAACATTTActtaacttataaatattgacaaacgttacaataattattatattatttatattctatttttatgtaCAATTATGTTTTCATGACCTACTTGAAAAATGTTAACTTccaaattaaacttaattaattgcTAATTGAATTTCCGTTGAACCAAAATCtggttaatttaaatatttttatatacagtttCACgacaaatatttacataagatTACGCTAAAAGTCTATACCTCATACATAATGACGATCCTATGGTGTTTTTACTGAAGTTTTAGTAATATTCCAGTATGCAATAGACACTCtaagtaaaaaagaaaacaaaagacgcGGCCCATAGCAACAGAGCTGAGAGCGAAACTCCACAGGCTGAATTCATTTCATGAAATCTGAaagttttcatttcattttgaaTTGGTATAACGGGATCCACGATAAACGGCATTTCTGTTGTTTTAATAGTTTCTTTGCGACACGGTAATGTTTCAGTGGGAATTTTCAAAACGTTCCGTTTCACGCCCTTCTTTGAGATTTCGTCCGTCGTGTTTTGTTTCGCCGTGTCCTggatgtaattaattttatcgtCCATTTTGTTATACGCCGAGCTGACGATTGGTGGATCCATTTTGCAGGTCACGCCATCAAGGGAGTCTTTAGTGCTTTGACTTTTTGTCTCGTTTCGTAATGAATGCATCCATTTCAGCCTGCAGTCACAGACGAAGTTGTTCTCTGTAAGcagaattaaaaactaattagaaTCGTTGCATTGAAATAGCTTACAAAACtctattgaatttattttgcatTCGAGTTTCACAAATACTGGCTTTATGAATTACTgagcatttatttataaacctaTAGTAAATAGGacctaatttaattttttgtttttgaatttaatttaataaataataatctctAAGCATTGAGTTGTATGAAATATGATCTAACTTCTCAAACAACATTATGGCCTCAATATTTCAACAAAGTTTTTCTGGCATTCTTTATCACGCAGAGATGACAAATGTTTAGAAGACAATGTTGAAAAGTTTAGCCGGCCTCGAGAGTCAAAAGATAACTTTGTTAACATTTATAACAATCCATGTTAAACGGTACGTAACGGGAATAATTTTTTGGGTCACAAACAAGCTTTGGAAattggattttttattaaattattacaataattaatttttttatgttgcaatttattattgtttctgGTAAGGCAATCGAACTTCAGatatctaattaaaattgcCTTCCTAATGTTATTCgttcaataaaatagaaaaacagacagcttacatcttaatatataaaaattacgtgtcacgttgtttgtccgctatggactcctaaactaccgaaccgatatcaatcaaatttgcacacagATTGTAGTTTGATCctacttaaaagataggatacctaacatcttaatttatacccgcaatattattttattgcaaatatttgtttattatttgatacaattctaacggatggcgctgtgttaaaagtaccaacgtttcacataagctatctagtttactactatgtaatatatcaaaaaccTGAGCCAcggcaacgcttggccggtatGCTAGTAAAACTGTATAAAGAGATgtactagtaataatattttttttttaatttgttcacTAATACGATTcgtgatttaattttatttacctcAACGATTgcataacaaatataaattataattgtacaaTGGAACGTGAGAAATTgagattttattacttaaacagTTACAAAGATATCAATGAATTAAAATGCCCCGAAGGATCGTAAACGTACGAAAGTTCaaactttattaaagtttagCGGTATCTCAATTTCTTCTCGTTAAACATTCAAAATGTTATAGAAACTCATTACAGAATATGTGAGGTGGTGCTAAATATTCATTACCTTCAAGAAGCAAATTGCTATTTAGAGGTTTCAAATTATCCAATATGGGCTTTATATTGTCGAAAGTTAACGCGTGGAGCTCATTCGAACGCAGGTCGAGGGAACTAAGGCCCCGCACTCCTTCAAACAAGCCCGGGGGTATAGCGGCCAGTTTATTGTCGTCAAGGGACAACTTCCGCAGCTGGGACAGACCGTCGAACGCCCTCGCagatatatactttatttcatTCTTCCCCAAAAGTAACTCTTGTAAATTCCACAATTCGGCGAACGTGAATTCGGTCAAATTGTAAATACGATTCTTCCTCAGATCCAATTTCCGCAAGTTCGCCAATCCATCAAACGTGTGACGGTTTAGATGGAATATGCTGTTTTTATTCAGGTCCAATTCCAAGAGATTGAACGTGTGCTGGAATGCCCCGTTGCTAATCGTTGTTATATTGTTTTTCGTCAGAACCAGCTTTTGCAGCTTAGGGAGATCAATGAAAGAATCTTTTCCAATTTCGAGTATCGTGTTTTCCTCCAAATTGATAACTGTGATATTGGGTAAATGCGCAAATGCAAACGGTTGCAAGGTTTCGATTTGGTTCTGAGACAACGATACTTCTTTCAGGTTAGTTAGGTTTGCAAATGCGAGGGGGGCGATGTCAACTATGTTTCCATACTTTATGTTTATGGATCGAAGTTTCTGTAAGTACTGGAGAGCTTTGGTTGGCACGTAGCCTAACGCGCCGTCAACGCGGATGTTGAAAGACAAAGTTTGCAAAGTTGGTTGTGACGCGAAACTTTGCCAGATGAGGTCATCCCTGGGAATACCTCCATTGAATACCCAGCATTCGGCCTTTGTTGCGTTCCTTGGCTCTCTCGTGTTCTCGCAGTAGCAGTGAACTTTTGAGTCCCTATCAGTGATATCACAGATGTTCTTTTGAAATCCTCCCTTTTCTTTTGTTCGTCGTTTAGTGTTGTCCCTGGGTTGGACGGCCGACATTTCATTGGCTAAAGCCATTATGACAATTATATATAGGATTCCAATTATTCGCAGCTCCATTTTAATATATCTGGAacaaaggaaaatatattggTTGAGCTAgcgtcaataaataatttatattgaaatcaaAATTCATTTGTATTAGTGCAGAATTAGTCAAATTAGCATCTGAATAATTATGAATTTGGATTGAAATACGTTATAATGTTGTATATTAATAGGTAAACTAGAATACATGAGATATAATCGTACTATACATGTATtaaatgcaataatatataaactaaatttcTTCCGATATATGTTACTTCCGCCAGCGCGGATTTCGAGTATTA is part of the Pieris napi chromosome 21, ilPieNapi1.2, whole genome shotgun sequence genome and harbors:
- the LOC125060224 gene encoding connectin-like → MELRIIGILYIIVIMALANEMSAVQPRDNTKRRTKEKGGFQKNICDITDRDSKVHCYCENTREPRNATKAECWVFNGGIPRDDLIWQSFASQPTLQTLSFNIRVDGALGYVPTKALQYLQKLRSINIKYGNIVDIAPLAFANLTNLKEVSLSQNQIETLQPFAFAHLPNITVINLEENTILEIGKDSFIDLPKLQKLVLTKNNITTISNGAFQHTFNLLELDLNKNSIFHLNRHTFDGLANLRKLDLRKNRIYNLTEFTFAELWNLQELLLGKNEIKYISARAFDGLSQLRKLSLDDNKLAAIPPGLFEGVRGLSSLDLRSNELHALTFDNIKPILDNLKPLNSNLLLEENNFVCDCRLKWMHSLRNETKSQSTKDSLDGVTCKMDPPIVSSAYNKMDDKINYIQDTAKQNTTDEISKKGVKRNVLKIPTETLPCRKETIKTTEMPFIVDPVIPIQNEMKTFRFHEMNSACGVSLSALLLWAASFVFFFT